A portion of the Hydractinia symbiolongicarpus strain clone_291-10 chromosome 10, HSymV2.1, whole genome shotgun sequence genome contains these proteins:
- the LOC130612295 gene encoding uncharacterized protein LOC130612295 isoform X2, which produces MSLKNRLARLMHREGVTPLPIKILLFDMMTVTMVFSYLPNLVKSFGTSEVDTGLYAGIIASSLYVGRTLFSLIWGYIADAKGNKLVLICSTVLVMFSTLAFGFTNSFYWAVATRFIQGVSSALLVISKSVLADNCDDTNMGSAISILFSSGSIGYIIGPSLAGFLVFPLEQYPSVFKKNSIFERFAILIPNLILTICFAASIILIVIFVPQARRNNDELSPLLQPPVKKYQPVKITDCQETEIKKQKKRDTDGNSGFRTWLLKFKTLKFVKVFSIRECVQVSFLYGIYSCAAIGGGELLPLFFATAMEYNGMQFSTSKIGLTFLMISATLLPSQFLLVPRAVEYFGSRKLFIGSNLLSAFLCPWLPMFVEMMPSSTGLWMVVVFIIVLQKVSVVCGFVAINVLINNTVTSEMLGSANGLGMSFSSIGRSIGPAFIGSIYTWSLTNIKDISTNTNPIGFPFNQYFSFYVLSLFYIIIGAFGSIISPALEKKKTIQNCLNAEPSCSTTKI; this is translated from the exons GCATCGTGAGGGAGTAACCCCATTACCCATAAAGATTCTC TTATTCGATATGATGACGGTTACAATGGTATTTTCCTACCTGCCAAATTTGGTGAAG tctTTCGGAACATCAGAAGTTGATACAG GATTATACGCTGGTATCATCGCCTCTTCTTTATATGTCGGAAGAACATTGTTCAG CTTAATTTGGGGTTACATTGCCGATGCGAAAGGCAATAAGTTGGTATTGATCTGCTCAACTGTGTTGGTCATGTTTTCAACACTGGCCTTTGGCTTTACCAACAGCTTCTACTGGGCTGTTGCTACGCGGTTTATCCAGGGAGTATCTTCAG CTTTGCTGGTGATTTCAAAATCAGTCTTGGCAGATAATTGTGACGATACAAATATGGGTTCTGCAATCTCAATTTTATTTTCCTCTGGTAGCATTGGTTACATCATTGGTCCAAGTTTAGCag GTTTCTTGGTGTTTCCATTAGAGCAATATCCAAGTGTTTTTAAGAAAA attccATTTTCGAAAGATTCGCCATACTTAttccaaatttaattttgacgATATGTTTCGCGGCGTCCATCATTCTCATCGTAATATTTGTGCCACAAGCACGAag AAATAACGACGAGTTGTCACCGTTGTTGCAACCACCAGTTAAAAAATACCAGCCTGTCAAAATTACCGACTGTCAAGAGACGGAGataaagaaacaaaagaaaagagatACTGACGGGAACAGTGGCTTCAGAACGTGGTTGctgaaatttaaaactttaaaatttgttaaagttTTTAG catAAGGGAATGTGTTCAAGTTAGTTTTCTATATGGCATCTATTCTTGTGCAGCAATTGGAGGAGGAGAACTGCTTCCATTGTTTTTTGCTACAGCTATGGAATACA ACGGTATGCAGTTCTCAACATCAAAGATTGGATTAACTTTTCTAATGATTTCTGCCACCTTACTCCCCAgccagttcctattggtacccAGA GCCGTTGAATATTTTGGATCCAGAAAA CTCTTTATTGGAAGTAATCTTTTGTCAGCGTTTCTATGTCCATGGTTGCCGATGTTCGTTGAAATGATGCCAAGCAG TACCGGTTTATGGATGGTTGTGgtgtttattattgttttacaAAAAGTTTCGGTGGTGTGTGGCTTTGTTGCAATCAATGTTCTCATCAATAATACCGTTACATCTGAAATGCTCGGTTCTGCAAACGGTTTAGGCATGTCATTTTCGTCCATTGGAAG aTCCATTGGTCCAGCTTTTATAGGCAGCATTTACACTTGGTCTCTTACAAACATCAAAGACATCTCAACAAATACCAATCCAATTGGTTTTCCATTTaatcaatatttttctttttatgttttgtcacttttttatataataattggCGCCTTTGGATCAATTATTTCGCCAGcattggaaaaaaaaaagacGATCCAAAATTGTTTGAATGCTGAACCAAGCTGTAGTACAACGAAGATATAA
- the LOC130612295 gene encoding uncharacterized protein LOC130612295 isoform X1, translated as MSLKNRLARLMHREGVTPLPIKILVSLFFVVLFDMMTVTMVFSYLPNLVKSFGTSEVDTGLYAGIIASSLYVGRTLFSLIWGYIADAKGNKLVLICSTVLVMFSTLAFGFTNSFYWAVATRFIQGVSSALLVISKSVLADNCDDTNMGSAISILFSSGSIGYIIGPSLAGFLVFPLEQYPSVFKKNSIFERFAILIPNLILTICFAASIILIVIFVPQARRNNDELSPLLQPPVKKYQPVKITDCQETEIKKQKKRDTDGNSGFRTWLLKFKTLKFVKVFSIRECVQVSFLYGIYSCAAIGGGELLPLFFATAMEYNGMQFSTSKIGLTFLMISATLLPSQFLLVPRAVEYFGSRKLFIGSNLLSAFLCPWLPMFVEMMPSSTGLWMVVVFIIVLQKVSVVCGFVAINVLINNTVTSEMLGSANGLGMSFSSIGRSIGPAFIGSIYTWSLTNIKDISTNTNPIGFPFNQYFSFYVLSLFYIIIGAFGSIISPALEKKKTIQNCLNAEPSCSTTKI; from the exons GCATCGTGAGGGAGTAACCCCATTACCCATAAAGATTCTCgttagtttattttttgtagta TTATTCGATATGATGACGGTTACAATGGTATTTTCCTACCTGCCAAATTTGGTGAAG tctTTCGGAACATCAGAAGTTGATACAG GATTATACGCTGGTATCATCGCCTCTTCTTTATATGTCGGAAGAACATTGTTCAG CTTAATTTGGGGTTACATTGCCGATGCGAAAGGCAATAAGTTGGTATTGATCTGCTCAACTGTGTTGGTCATGTTTTCAACACTGGCCTTTGGCTTTACCAACAGCTTCTACTGGGCTGTTGCTACGCGGTTTATCCAGGGAGTATCTTCAG CTTTGCTGGTGATTTCAAAATCAGTCTTGGCAGATAATTGTGACGATACAAATATGGGTTCTGCAATCTCAATTTTATTTTCCTCTGGTAGCATTGGTTACATCATTGGTCCAAGTTTAGCag GTTTCTTGGTGTTTCCATTAGAGCAATATCCAAGTGTTTTTAAGAAAA attccATTTTCGAAAGATTCGCCATACTTAttccaaatttaattttgacgATATGTTTCGCGGCGTCCATCATTCTCATCGTAATATTTGTGCCACAAGCACGAag AAATAACGACGAGTTGTCACCGTTGTTGCAACCACCAGTTAAAAAATACCAGCCTGTCAAAATTACCGACTGTCAAGAGACGGAGataaagaaacaaaagaaaagagatACTGACGGGAACAGTGGCTTCAGAACGTGGTTGctgaaatttaaaactttaaaatttgttaaagttTTTAG catAAGGGAATGTGTTCAAGTTAGTTTTCTATATGGCATCTATTCTTGTGCAGCAATTGGAGGAGGAGAACTGCTTCCATTGTTTTTTGCTACAGCTATGGAATACA ACGGTATGCAGTTCTCAACATCAAAGATTGGATTAACTTTTCTAATGATTTCTGCCACCTTACTCCCCAgccagttcctattggtacccAGA GCCGTTGAATATTTTGGATCCAGAAAA CTCTTTATTGGAAGTAATCTTTTGTCAGCGTTTCTATGTCCATGGTTGCCGATGTTCGTTGAAATGATGCCAAGCAG TACCGGTTTATGGATGGTTGTGgtgtttattattgttttacaAAAAGTTTCGGTGGTGTGTGGCTTTGTTGCAATCAATGTTCTCATCAATAATACCGTTACATCTGAAATGCTCGGTTCTGCAAACGGTTTAGGCATGTCATTTTCGTCCATTGGAAG aTCCATTGGTCCAGCTTTTATAGGCAGCATTTACACTTGGTCTCTTACAAACATCAAAGACATCTCAACAAATACCAATCCAATTGGTTTTCCATTTaatcaatatttttctttttatgttttgtcacttttttatataataattggCGCCTTTGGATCAATTATTTCGCCAGcattggaaaaaaaaaagacGATCCAAAATTGTTTGAATGCTGAACCAAGCTGTAGTACAACGAAGATATAA